GATTTCCTCGCGGGTTCATCTGTTATTTGACATTCACCAACGAGTTGACGGTGtgcaggaggaagcgaaggcaaAGGCCGGAAAAGCAATCGGTACTACACTTCGCGGAATTGGCCCGTGCTATTCAACAAAAGCTTCTCGTAacggtctccgcgcgggaGACCTGCTCAACTTCGAAGTATTTGAGGCGAAGTACATTCGGTTGGCTCAAGAGTTGAAACAGCGATATGGCATCATATTTGATGAGACGGAGGAACTGGAGCGACACAGGCACTATGCTTCCGTTTTTCGAGACAGAATTATTGATACTGTGTCGTTCTTACATAACTGCATTCGTGAACGAAAGAAGATTCTCGTTGAGGGTGCGAACGCAACTCTGTTAGACCTGGATTTCGGTACATATCCTTATGTGACCTCTTCTACCACAACCGTTGGCGGGGTTTGCACAGGGCTgggtctccctcctcgccttgtTGGCCTATCTGTTGGGGTCGTTAAAGCGTATACAACGCGTGTGGGAGAAGGACCGTTCCCAACAGAACTTCTGGACGCGACGGGTGCTCATCTGCGGGATAAAGGGGCTGAGTATGGCACCACCACGGGGCGGCCTAGACGATGCGGGTGGATTGATATCCCTGCTCTGCTGTATACCTCCCGAATCAACTGTTTCGACTGCCTAAATTTAACGAAGCTGGATGTCTTGAGCGGGTTGCGGGAGTTAAAGATTTGTGTTGCATACAAGAACAAAACATCTTCAGCCATCATGCCACAAGGTTATTTCCCGTGCACGGCGGAGGAGTTCAGCCTCTTGGAGCCTGTGTACGAGTGCGTGCCGGGATGGGACGGGAGTCTGGAACACTGCAAGACGGTGGCGGATTTCCctgaagcagcgcgagcatACGTGAGGAGGCTAGAACAGCTTCTCTCCATACGTTGCTGGTGGATAGGTGTGGGACCCGGCCGCGAGCACACCGTCGAGGTGTCATTCGAGTGAATACGGTTGTGAGGTCGCGTGCTCTTACGTTTGCGCAACTGTCAGCGTGGGTCAACTCTCTGCTGCGGACTCGCCGGCAAGTCTAGACTCAGAGCTCGGCTACTGGTTTTCCTAACGCTCAGATGAATGAGGGGAATATGAGCGGCGGGGTAGGGTTCAAGATTTGAGGGTCGTATGCGGACGAATCTAGACTGTGCAGTAGGCGGCCCCGTCATACTATCCGCATTAGTTTGTCATGTTCTGGAGGGGAACTGCGCGTCGGATGGAAAATCAAGTATTAAAGTGTTGTGTCGCCGTGAACGGCTGTTATTCCACATTTACGCCGCAAGAGCGTGCCATACGGCACAGCAAACTCGTCAGCTGTCTCACTTAAAGATCCGGAAGCAAATAGTTTCTGCGGAACCGTCTCCAGGTGCCTGAGTGGAATACCGTTGTATTCTTGCCTGCGTAAAAACACCGCGTATACACATTTGAGCGGCTTGATACTTTAGGATCCCGACTCGCCGCAGAAAAGTGTTCGACACGCATCAAAGACCGAAAGGCAAGACAACGTCTTTTATTTTCTCGACTTCAATCGACTGAATAGTCGTGCGAGAATTTGACGTTAGGGTGATTGTGGATGACGTGGTAAGGGAGACTTTCCCCGTCGCCTACACCAAACAAAGGCGTGTCACCTTCCCAGCCGAAGTTCATCACTACCACTCACCGTGCTATACTGCCCTGGGCGAAGTATCTCGTTCAGAATGAACGGAGTGCCATTGATGTAAAGGCTATTCGCTATAGCATCCCCACATGGGGATCCCACTTCAACCGTCACGCGGAATGCGCCGTAGCTGAAATGAATTTCGGTAGAATTTCCAGCAGAACTCCGGTCGGGGGATACTTACGAGGGCATATCGATGGACCACGAATTGGGGTACTCACAGTCGACGAGGCTGTTGCACTTATCTGCCTCTGAACAATTCGGCTCCGAAAACGAaactccgccgcccccggccCCAGATCCGCAAAGTCTTGGATTTACTACGGGAGCTTGGTGGTCCCAGCCGTAGTAGAAGCTGCCGTGAGCTGCTTTCGGAGAACCATCGTCTGCTCAGCCAAGCGCCCTAGTGCGAGCGGCTGTGCAAGGTACGCTAATGCCTTACCGAGGCTGTAGCCAGGACGGACGATGCCAGACGATCCCCCCCCAAAGACGATCGAAATCGAATCTTTTACTCCTGTACTCTCCACTTCTTCCTTCTGTGTCACATATAATGAATATAAAGATAAACATTCCCAGTCTATGGTTCTCTCGTACCTGTACGCAGGGTGAGCCGATGAAAGCGAATGAGCCCCCTGTTGCAGAGGATGCAAGAGGATCTCTCATGCCTACGCCATCGTTTTATATATCAACCCAACCGCACTGGAGCTGCGACAAACTCTGTACCCGTGATTGTTGCTTTAACGCCTTCAGTGACTCGGGGAGTCAGTTGGTAAGTGTGGTCGCCGGGGATAACTGTGATTTTCTGGGTGTCGCGTGAGCCTTAGCTCCACAGTGAGGTCCGCAGAGCGGTAAGAAAGTCTTCCAGTCAGCTTACCTGGATATTCGATCGAAATTTCTGTTGGCCAAGACCTGGGATCTTCTAGCGTCTTGAACTGGTCCCGGTGTCTGTGCAATGGATGCTACTGTCTCGCAGTAATAATTTCTCACTTGGAAGGCGGCCAGTTCAATAGGTTTACTAAAGGAAACCATTATGTATTGACCAATCCCTCGTCCCGAAGACGTCCTCCAAGCTCCGAACGGCAGATCGAGGTTTTTGCCCGACAAGCCAGCGTTGCAATCGTAGGCAGCTGGAGACAAGCACTGGGACGCACTCACGGGCATGGCATGGAGTTATTAGACTCACTCGACGCGTAAGATGATGAAGTGCACGAGCTAAAGAACTCAGAATCTGTGAGTGAAACAAGCGTGAGTTCCTCCTCGCATGACTGTTCTCCCTTCCGCGTCGGAGCTACGAAGATAAAATACGACGTTCCTGTTTAATCGCCTGTGTGGatgcgcgtcttcgccacCCTGTCACTCGTGTTTACCTGGCGCAACCGAAAAGCCGGTAACACCGGCGAGTACTCGTCCGCCATAAATGTCAAATGGGACCTGCTGGCTGGCCATGTCCTACAACTAAACGTGCAGGTACAACCGACTACAGTTATTGTCGTTTGGTACCGTTTCACGTTCGACGAGGTAGACAGAGAAACTGTCCCCGGTTCTATCGAAGCGCAAAGGCCGAAGATTTTCAGCAGACTTTTGAAAAGGCCGAGCTCCGCCACGAGGAACAGCAACGTAGACATTCGCATCCCCAGATATTTCGAGGTGGACGTCGCTCCAGCTTGGATTCGTCCGAGTTCGAATCAGCTTGGATCCCTCGTATTTCGGTGGAACATCCGCGATTACATACTCCGTAGAATCAATGAATGCTAGAACCCCGTCTTTCAACATTGACCTAAGCGGACCGTCAGTCTCATGCAGTGCGCAGGTGAGGGAGAGCATCCTCCCTACATGTCGAATGTGCTCCCTGGGAGGCCACTGATCCTTAGTGgtggggaggaggcgcctttGAAGAAGTAATCGGGGGAAATCGGTTGCTCGGGGGTGGCGTTTGACCTCCATGCTAAAGATATAATTGCCTGAGAAGCGATCACACCTGGTACCATCGGAGATGCAAAATAGTCGGATTACGCCACAAACCTTGTCAGCGTCGCCGAATTTCAGGGCGCTAAGGTGGAAATACTCCACGCGCAGCTGGTAGAGGTGCCCACCTCTGAGTTGCTAACGGAGCATCGAGTGCGCATTTATTGCATGTTCGTGGTGCTGTCACCAGAAAAGTGATGTCATACTTGAGGGGGTGAATACGTCTTCTTGAGACTTGAGTCTTCTGTTGGCTCGAGAAGTCGAACGGGACTGTCGGAAAAtgcagcgccttcagcggGGGTTGGCATTCGATCAACGATGATGGGTGACCCATCGAGAAACACACGAACTCCACAGTCCGCGCGAGTAACGAACTCAAACTTTCCGGACGTCGGGGCCATGATATAGCCGTCCCATCGAATGGAGAAGTCCTGGAAAGTCACTCCTTCCATaggcgaagaagactccCACAATGCGTCTAAGACTGTGTAGTCCGCGTATGCAACTGGGGGTCCGCGGAAACTAGCGTTGTTGTAGAAGCTTGCGCGCAGACCGTCCGCATGCGGCTGGCGAAATACTGAGTCGATATTCACTACGGAGAGCAAAACGGTTTTTAACGAACCTTGTCTTCGTAGCCCCTGACAGCTGTATAAAAGTTAATTTACGTATTTGGCAAGCCAATAATTGGAGATAGTACCTTCGCAATTCAGTTTGCTGTTTACAGCATTCTCGTAATCTCTATCAATTGCTTGTTTCACCGACATTATAGTCTGTTGAAGCTCATGTATTTTTGATGCGCCTGCTTGAAGCTGCGACACGGAGTGTTGTGCGCCCCGGAGGATATCTTCAGCTTCTCGCGAGCGACCCGCGACAATGTCGGACGACGTGCAGACCTAAAAACATACCACTGCTAGAGGCTGATACCGACAATGATCACCCCATACCTCGCGGTGTCTATGCGAAGTGTCCTTCAGTCGCCTGCTTATCACACTATAGTAAGGCTCTGCCGGGGAGACTCACAAGGGGTGTCTCACTGGACTTGTGTATCCATCTGTTCTGCTGCTGACGCCAACTCCACTGCTTTCCGGTGGAATAAACTTCTGTTCATTGAATGCTCTGCGTGATATTTGCCCGATCACATACGATTTTCCCTCACCTAGCATTCGTACGCACAGCGTCGTAGTCAACTACATCTGCACCAATGCTCAAGGGGTACAATCCGTTCGCGGGATTCTATGGTACATATCTGGACCTTGACAATAGTCCCAGTCTCTGCTGCCCTTCCCGAGAAGTTGAACTTCAACGTAACACCATGGCCGACCTGTAACAACCCAGTGTACCACTGCAGCTTGCCACAAAAATTGTCCTTTACCTATGGTGCCATCGGGCGCCTTGCTATTAGTACAGTCAGTGTACGTGACATTGTCTTGGACaaaggcggccgcgcacagCCTCCCGTCAGTGGTCTTCCGGTGCACTTGACGGTACTCGGTCAGACGCTGATGACGGGTGAAAACCTGGCATTCTTGCAGAGTCACCCGCATACAAACCTGCAGAGCTTTCCGATCGTAGCCACTCTcctgagccgccgcgcgcacccCTAGGAGAAACACCGCAACTGCGGCAGTGTACCACTTTGCCATGCTGCTCAGCACGTAGATCGAAAAACAACGAAAATGCGCAAAACTGCTCAGCTCCGTGGCTGTCCTCACAGAAAATAATAAGCGATTCCAACTTTCGCATTCAAGGTAGATACATGACTGGTAGCACCGCTCACAACCCTCTGTATGTACACTATGGGCACGTCTCCCCAGTGTCGTTGCTAGCTTAAAAAATCGGACTGCACGGAAAACGTTCACTCACATTCTTCACCCTCAAGTTTTTCTAAATCACGCAGCGCATTGACCAATGACTGGGCAAGCTCCCGTTCTCCGTCTAGAGGCCGTTCGTCTGCCACGTCGCCTGGTGCCGTCGAAACCGTCAGCGGTTTCGCGTCCGCAATCTTCATGCGGATTAGATCGACTATTGCTCTGTCTGTCTTCCTCGAAAGGATTGACAGCTTTTTCTCCACGTCCCGCTTCAAGTCCCAGttcgggcggcgcggcgctatCTGAGACACTACATCCTGAGCGGAGTCCCACATACGCAGCATAAAggcagacagaaaagaaaGTGACAGTATCAGGTGCACTCTTCCATTCATCGTACGGTCGTGCGCACCCATCCCTGATCCACGAAGCTGCTGCGATACGCATTTCATAAAGTGACACGCTCAACGTCGGGGTAGGGAACATCCCCAAAACATACACGTGCCTTTTCGCACGCACGCACCTCGTTCGCAGCCGATTTCACGGCATTGTTGGCTTCTTTGTCAATCTGCTTCTCTAGCTCCTCAACGGACGGCCGAGGAAGGCAGAAGCGTCTCAGCGCAACATCCCTCGGGACGTAATTCCGGAATTTCAACGGCACATGCTCATTTTGGTTATCGTCCGCGAAGTCGGTGTTCTGCTCAAGTGTCATCGTGCCTCATAACTGGACAGCAGTTAGAAGCTCTGATTTACGAACAGAGTGGCCAACAGCCACCGGTTTCTCCGCTGCCCTCCACACGCTGTGGCAAAAGCGAGAATATAACAATGAAGTTGCCAGATGAGACACAAGCATAAATGAGCTGCAGAAACCTACAGCACCAACGATTTTTCGAAAGAAATGCCAGGTCGCCAACGTATGCAATCCCACCGCAGCGTGCAAACTGAACACGCGTTTCATACTTAGATTGCGAAGCGGTAGCGACCACCAGAAAAATGGAAAATCCGTAGAAACACTGCTACTCTCTGTGCATGCTGAGCAGAGGCCTATCCGTAACTCCGCATGGGATAGGGGGTGATCCTCCTCACCCTGCTCCGCCTGCCCTAGAAAATgacgcgcggctctccgaCCCAATGCATGCTGACGCCGATcccggctgcgcgcgccagtGGAGTCACGATGACTGTGAAGCGCGGGTCGCTGTAGTAGCTTTCTGCCTCAGGCCAACTCAACCGACGGTTTGTCTGGGTTGCCTGTAAACCACAGAATGTGCTCTTAAACCCGAAATCTGATAAGCTGGAGCCAGTACGACCAAGGGTCTACTTCCCTTCGCGGAGAAAGCAGTATCGCCACGTGTGAATTGTGAGTCCTTCTGTGTCTGTTCAAgtgccgcgcctctccacaTTGCTAGGCCCGAATGGCTGTCTTGCGGCGGCCTTGGCTACGGCAAGACAACGGGCAATTTTGCAAAGAGCCAGGCCCCGCAACACAGTCGTTCCTGCCCGATTTTCAGCCGCCGTGCGCCCACATCCGGCATTTGACTCGGCTGCTGACAAGGAAAAAAGTCCTGTAGGACGGCGTCACGCAGCTGACtgccctccggcggcggccgtctcGTCTGACCCGCGCCAACAGACAGCCAAATCCGTTGTCTTCATCGTTTCCTGGCCTGCTCTGCCCATCCGGCTTCCGAAGCCGGTAATCGACCACGGCCGCACTGCTGCTTCTCTGATGCGGCGTTTTTTCCAACGTTTAGTGCCTTCTGCGCAGCGGTGTGGTGTCCCGAGGCGGTGATGCTACTTGTTGCTCATCGCGCCGTCACCCTGAACTGTTCCAAAGTtcctcccccgccccgctCTTCAGTTTCTCGTCGATCTAGCGACACTTCTGCCAGAGATTTGAGCATTTTCACCGGAGACCATTGAAATTGTCACCATGCGTTCGCTCCCTATCTCGCCTTTGggcgcaggagcgcgcgAAGGGAGACCGGGCCCGCTAGCCGTACCACGAGGACTCGGAATCCCCCAGATACATAGCGTACGAATTGTTTTCTGTTTCATGTCTTTGCTTACTGTGAATTTAGCCTGGTTGACTTCTAGGACGGATATACTAGTCCCAGAGGCTGGTACAAACGTCATTTATGCCCCCTGTATTTTACGAGGCATGGCACTGTCGCTCCCCAGTCTCCATGCTGAACGCGTGCAACGAGGCGGCTATGCGTACGCACCAGGTGATGAACCTCATGAAGGAGTCAGATCATGGTTTCTTCAAGAATCACCCATTCAGCACCACGAGGATTCTGGACTCTCTGCCATCGAACACAGCGATGATCAAACGGACTTCTCTTTGGAGAGATTGATGGCTGACCTTGGCGTGGGTACAAAGGATCGTTCTGTTCTAGGGCGGGGACCACATCCTGCTGTGTATGGTGGCTCTGTGTTGGACACCACTTTTCAGCCGTTTGGCTTTTCGGAGTTAGGTGGGACCCAGTCATCAcccagcggcgtcgcgcagtcTCTGACGACAGCACGGAAATCAAGCGTACAGCTACGGCAACAGCAAGTCATGGATCAGCTGGAGCAACTTGAGATGCTAACTCGACAGACTCCGGTGAGGGGAGAGGACGACCAGTTTGTCGACTTTCTTTTTGAGCCAGGCGCTTCAACAGCACCCGACGTCAAACTAACATCTCCTGTGAGCAATAGTGATACCGTGCACGCATATGAACACCCTGCGCGGAAGCCGGCGGACCACTGGATTCgcacagcggagacaggcgtTTCTATGACACAGGTTAAAGGAGAGGCCCGTCCCTCTGACCCAGTCGCCGAAATTAAAGAAGATGACACGGATGAACGCGACAATCACAAAGATGCTTCGAACGAAAACGATACATTTGGCTCTGA
The Besnoitia besnoiti strain Bb-Ger1 chromosome VIII, whole genome shotgun sequence genome window above contains:
- a CDS encoding cwf18 pre-mRNA splicing factor protein (encoded by transcript BESB_085690), with the translated sequence MTLEQNTDFADDNQNEHVPLKFRNYVPRDVALRRFCLPRPSVEELEKQIDKEANNAVKSAANEDVVSQIAPRRPNWDLKRDVEKKLSILSRKTDRAIVDLIRMKIADAKPLTVSTAPGDVADERPLDGERELAQSLVNALRDLEKLEGEECE
- a CDS encoding putative adenylosuccinate synthetase (encoded by transcript BESB_085670) gives rise to the protein MAAPLEQRFHASAPDAAITHGNGHPAPSVPDVWTAPVERSFNEALPVVVVLGAQWGDEGKGKLVDILSARADVCARFNGGHNAGHTLVVEGRKYSMHLLPCGILHDHTTSVIGNGVVLHLKSLLQELEHIRDIQPDALNRLVISSRVHLLFDIHQRVDGVQEEAKAKAGKAIGTTLRGIGPCYSTKASRNGLRAGDLLNFEVFEAKYIRLAQELKQRYGIIFDETEELERHRHYASVFRDRIIDTVSFLHNCIRERKKILVEGANATLLDLDFGTYPYVTSSTTTVGGVCTGLGLPPRLVGLSVGVVKAYTTRVGEGPFPTELLDATGAHLRDKGAEYGTTTGRPRRCGWIDIPALLYTSRINCFDCLNLTKLDVLSGLRELKICVAYKNKTSSAIMPQGYFPCTAEEFSLLEPVYECVPGWDGSLEHCKTVADFPEAARAYVRRLEQLLSIRCWWIGVGPGREHTVEVSFE
- a CDS encoding PA14 domain-containing protein (encoded by transcript BESB_085680) yields the protein MAKWYTAAVAVFLLGVRAAAQESGYDRKALQVCMRVTLQECQVFTRHQRLTEYRQVHRKTTDGRLCAAAFVQDNVTYTDCTNSKAPDGTIGRPWCYVEVQLLGKGSRDWDYCQDVVDYDAVRTNARSLFHRKAVELASAAEQMDTQVQRLKDTSHRHREVCTSSDIVAGRSREAEDILRGAQHSVSQLQAGASKIHELQQTIMSVKQAIDRDYENAVNSKLNCEAVRGYEDKPHADGLRASFYNNASFRGPPVAYADYTVLDALWESSSPMEGVTFQDFSIRWDGYIMAPTSGKFEFVTRADCGVRVFLDGSPIIVDRMPTPAEGAAFSDSPVRLLEPTEDSSLKKTYSPPQQLRGGHLYQLRVEYFHLSALKFGDADKAIISLAWRSNATPEQPISPDYFFKGASSPPLRISGLPGSTFDMSMLKDGVLAFIDSTEYVIADVPPKYEGSKLIRTRTNPSWSDVHLEISGDANVYVAVPRGGARPFQKSAENLRPLRFDRTGDSFSVYLVERETDMASQQVPFDIYGGRVLAGVTGFSVAPGTSYFIFVAPTRKGEQSCEEELTLVSLTDSEFFSSCTSSSYASTAYDCNAGLSGKNLDLPFGAWRTSSGRGIGQYIMVSFSKPIELAAFQFKTLEDPRSWPTEISIEYPGSRDTQKITVIPGDHTYQLTPRVTEGVKATITGMRDPLASSATGGSFAFIGSPCVQKEEVESTGVKDSISIVFGGGSSGIVRPGYSLDDGSPKAAHGSFYYGWDHQAPVVNPRLCGSGAGGGGVSFSEPNCSEADKCNSLVDCEYPNSWSIDMPSYGAFRVTVEVGSPCGDAIANSLYINGTPFILNEILRPGQYSTPFTATQHFNT